Proteins encoded together in one Coffea arabica cultivar ET-39 chromosome 2c, Coffea Arabica ET-39 HiFi, whole genome shotgun sequence window:
- the LOC140035059 gene encoding ras-related protein RABA1c yields MAGYRAEDDYDYLFKVVLIGDSGVGKSNLLSRFTRNEFSLESKSTIGVEFATRSLNVDNKVIKAQIWDTAGQERYRAITSAYYRGAVGALLVYDVTRHSTFENVERWLRELRDHTDPNIVVMLVGNKSDLRHLVAVSTEDGKSFAERESLYFMETSALEATNVDSAFAEVLTQIYHIVSKKAMEAGENGANGTVPSKGEKIDVGKDVSAMKKGGCCST; encoded by the exons ATGGCAGGGTACAGAGCTGAAGATGACTATGACTACCTGTTTAAGGTGGTTTTGATTGGAGATTCAGGTGTTGGCAAGTCCAACTTGCTTTCAAGATTCACCAGAAATGAGTTCAGCCTTGAGTCCAAGTCTACAATTGGTGTTGAGTTTGCTACcagaagcttgaatgttgatAATAAAGTCATCAAGGCTCAGATTTGGGATACTGCTGGCCAAGAAAG GTATCGGGCCATCACCAGCGCCTATTACCGCGGTGCTGTTGGTGCCTTGCTTGTGTATGATGTGACACGGCATTCTACTTTTGAGAATGTAGAAAGGTGGTTGAGGGAACTGAGAGATCACACAGATCCCAATATTGTTGTCATGCTTGTTGGCAACAAGTCCGATCTCCGACACCTTGTGGCAGTCTCAACTGAGGATGGAAAGTCTTTTGCAGAAAGGGAATCACTTTATTTCATGGAAACTTCTGCACTTGAAGCTACCAATGTGGATAGTGCATTTGCAGAGGTCCTTACGCAGATTTACCATATAGTGAGCAAGAAGGCCATGGAGGCTGGTGAAAATGGAGCTAATGGAACAGTTCCATCAAAGGGAGAGAAAATCGATGTCGGTAAGGATGTATCCGCCATGAAGAAAGGTGGCTGCTGTTCAACATAG
- the LOC113705491 gene encoding uncharacterized protein codes for MPHRTGRKDHVNLREELRIKTGKEPSKLDVFIHSRQGKQMDELTSQTIATMNEEIQKLPETSRDDNFVKDILYENILGPEKPGRLRTYGVGATPKDVYRMSDNMNDGQKKAFEDAVNEKVEIIRDELREEMNSKLADFKEELIAQFEARMRASTCDLASLQRREMNAAKQSQISDSLEVGDRMNREVGTNDAEMYKEVGTNDAEINKCEMNKKVSSIADILENHHTKKKRSRTTCKRLA; via the exons atgccACATCGAACAGGGCGAAAAGATCATGTGAACCTCAGGGAAGAG CTTCGGATTAAAACTGGAAAAGAGCCTTCGAAACTAGACGTTTTTATTCATTCAagacaaggaaaacaaatggatgaaTTGACTTCACAAACAATT GCAACTATGAATGAGGAAATACAAAAACTGCCAGAGACATCCAGGGATgataattttgtgaaagatATACTCTATGAAAATATTCTTGGACCTGAAAAACCAGGTCGTCTTCGAACTTATGGGGTAGGTGCGACTCCAAAAGACGTGTATAGGATGTCAGATAACATGAATGATGGACAAAAGAAAGCATTTGAGGATGCAGTGAATGAGAAAGTGGAAATCATACGTGATGAACTACGAGAAGAAATGAATTCGAAATTGGCAGATTTTAAGGAGGAGTTGATTGCTCAATTTGAAGCAAGAATG AGGGCATCCACATGTGACTTGGCATCACtccaaagaagagaaatgaaTGCAGCAAAACAATCTCAAATTTCGGACTCATTAGAG GTTGGTGATAGAATGAACAGGGAAGTTGGAACAAATGATGCTGAAATGTACAAGGAAGTTGGAACAAATGATGCTGAAATAAACAAGtgtgaaatgaataaaaaagtTTCTTCAATTGCTGATATTCTTGAG AACCATCatacaaagaagaaaaggagcagGACTACTTGCAAACGACTTGCTTGA